From a region of the Paenibacillus sp. R14(2021) genome:
- a CDS encoding thioesterase family protein codes for MIPAGPSWDLEMVVTWGDCDAAGISYYARSFDWFTNGRFGLLAAYGFPYMETFHAAGISMVCLTADCQYKRMLRPEESIVLQTALTVFTRSRVAFAYRIYKINGELAAEGATTHAYIGGNGKPVNLERKYPNLWERLTKQWSPTDQRARMPADGRDGMHE; via the coding sequence ATGATCCCAGCTGGTCCGTCATGGGACTTGGAGATGGTCGTTACATGGGGAGACTGCGATGCGGCGGGGATTTCCTACTACGCCAGAAGCTTCGATTGGTTCACGAACGGGCGGTTCGGCTTGCTTGCCGCCTATGGTTTCCCTTATATGGAAACATTTCATGCCGCAGGGATATCCATGGTGTGCTTAACGGCGGACTGCCAATATAAGCGAATGCTGAGGCCGGAGGAAAGCATCGTCCTGCAAACGGCGCTGACAGTCTTTACGCGCAGCCGAGTGGCATTTGCTTACCGGATATATAAGATTAACGGCGAGCTCGCTGCCGAAGGAGCAACAACACATGCCTACATAGGGGGCAATGGAAAGCCTGTTAATTTGGAGCGGAAATATCCGAACCTGTGGGAGCGTTTGACCAAACAATGGTCTCCTACGGATCAACGGGCGAGAATGCCCGCGGACGGGAGAGACGGTATGCATGAATAA